In Hermetia illucens chromosome 5, iHerIll2.2.curated.20191125, whole genome shotgun sequence, a single window of DNA contains:
- the LOC119658200 gene encoding uncharacterized protein LOC119658200, with translation MSDILNVTRKISFDNSISKIEYHSYSPFLSSYNSSDEIRIPIQQQDLCILPSQSFIYIEGALTKTDGTISALAKLTNNSVAFLFDEIRYELNGVEIDRNKNVGITSTLKNYVSLNENESKMLYNAAWSPNESITPSSGYFNFSIPLRKLLGFAEDYKKIIVNAKHELILVRTRSDENAFISSTDNVHIKIFKLQWKVPHVNPDGVEKLSMLKYIESGHPIQISFRNWELYEYPVLPTTTDHVWNVKTTGIFEKPRYVILALQTNRKNLKDKDASKFDHCDLTNIKIHLNSESYPYDDMNIKFSRDRFALLYDMHCNFQQSYYGVQPQPLLSRSEYKESAPIIVIDCSRQNESMKSGSVDIRLDMKTSVDIPALTTAYCLLLHDRVIEYNPLTSSVQKLV, from the coding sequence atgagcGATATCCTGAACGTTACACGTAAAATCAgttttgataatagtatatcaaaAATCGAATACCATAGCTACTCTCCATTCTTATCATCATACAACTCCAGTGATGAAATCCGAATACCCATACAACAAcaggatttgtgtattttgcCGAGTCAGAGTTTCATTTACATTGAAGGCGCCTTAACTAAAACAGATGGAACAATATCAGCACTAGCTAAATTGACGAATAATAGCGTAGCTTTCCTATTTGATGAGATAAGATATGAACTGAATGGAGTAGAAATCGATCGAAACAAAAATGTGGGAATAACATCGACGTTAAAAAATTATGTATCACttaatgaaaacgaaagtaaaATGCTTTATAATGCCGCTTGGTCACCGAACGAATCTATCACACCGTCAAGTGGTTACTTCAACTTTTCTATTCCGCTAAGAAAACTTTTGGGATTTGCCGAGGACTACAAGAAAATTATTGTAAACGCTAAACACGAGCTAATTTTGGTTCGCACAAGAAGCgatgaaaatgcatttatttcatcCACTGATAATGTACAcatcaaaatttttaaactacAGTGGAAGGTGCCCCATGTTAATCCCGATGGCGTTGAAAAATTGTCAATGTTGAAATATATTGAATCGGGACATCCGATTCAAATAAGCTTTCGAAATTGGGAACTGTACGAATATCCAGTTCTACCCACAACAACAGATCATGTGTGGAATGTGAAAACCACAGGTATATTCGAAAAACCTCGATATGTTATTTTAGCTTTACAgacaaatcgaaaaaatctCAAAGACAAAGATGCCAGCAAATTTGATCACTGTGatttaacaaatatcaaaatacaTTTAAACTCCGAATCGTATCCTTATGACGatatgaatattaaattttcccgTGATCGATTCGCTCTTCTCTATGATATGCACTGCAATTTTCAACAATCTTATTACGGTGTACAACCTCAGCCACTACTTTCACGAAGCGAATATAAGGAATCTGCACCAATTATAGTAATTGATTGTTCACGTCAAAATGAATCCATGAAATCTGGCTCAGTGGACATAAGGTTAGACATGAAAACATCTGTAGATATACCTGCCTTAACAACAGCTTACTGCTTGCTCCTACATGATCGTGTGATAGAGTACAACCCACTCACTTCTTCAGTTCAAAAACTTGTATAA
- the LOC119658201 gene encoding collagen alpha-1(XXV) chain-like, giving the protein MGVDKFGRFSNDTGGGKRGLQGLQGPPGPQGPQGPIGQQGASGPRGPEGKPGKDGLQGLHGAGFNKTESGDYNIKFKQLKNLGEPVEDADASTKNYVDLNIEKLKEYIDRQIQLEIDELTKL; this is encoded by the coding sequence atgggtgttgataaatttggtCGATTTTCAAACGATACTGGAGGAGGAAAACGTGGTTTGCAAGGACTTCAAGGACCCCCAGGTCCTCAAGGTCCTCAAGGTCCTATAGGTCAGCAGGGGGCCTCGGGTCCCCGAGGTCCAGAAGGAAAACCTGGTAAGGATGGTCTACAAGGTTTGCATGGTGCGGGATTTAATAAAACGGAAAGCGGTGATTACaacatcaaattcaaacaaCTCAAGAATCTTGGAGAACCCGTTGAGGATGCTGATGCTTCTACAAAGAACTACGTTGATCTTAACATTGAGAAACTCAAAGAATATATAGACAGACAAATTCAACTTGAAATCGACGAACTTACAaaactatga